TCTCACTTCGCCTTTCCGGATCTATTGCATGTTTGTCTTTTTTACTTAATATGCACTGAAATGGACTATTTTTGTCTCTTCGGTGCGTTACATTTCCGGATCTAGGCTTTGGCTGTTCTTGAATAGAttgtttttcattttatttttttttgaacgaATCTCGAATGATGAGTATTTGTTGGCTTCGATACTATGGACTAGCCGCTGTTCGTTCATGTTTTaccatttttttccttttttccaaGAACAATTTCCTTACTGGATTTGGAATGAACTTACCAAATTTCATGATCATTTGCGTGCAAGAAGTCGTTTTCCCTGTTTCAACACGTAAATACATGAGCCGTCACATATGAGGCGTTAGTTGGTGGGTAAAAAGGTTGTCTTACCAGTTACATCGTCCCCGTGGATCATTTTCCCCTTATCAAATGTTTCTGTGAAATGGATTTACATGAATGCAGAAGTATTTTGACATGCATGTTCTCTTTAACGTTTCTCCTTTGGTTGGTTTTCAATGAATCAAGGGAAACAATGAAATAAAAACACAACTTTGCTACCATGCAAGATTGTTCTGACCCTGGTGctattactttaaaaaattatgaaagttgCAATTTGTATATACACCGATAATGGTAATATTCATATATATCCTTTAATAGTGTCTGAATTAGTTATCCATTTTTCAGGATCTGCAAGAACTTTTATAATTGAGAATATAGCTATTTTCAGCAATGAAGAAGGAAAATTGCCCAAGTGTTTCTCTTGATGCTCGACTTACAAGAGCACGTGCTGCTGCTTGCCGTGCAAACAGTGGATTACCCCCTTTGCCATCATCCGTCGCAAATCCAGAGAGGAAGCAGACATGTTCAAAGAGAAGGGCTCATGATATAAACAGTCATATTGCTCCATGTCCAGTAGGTTCACAGTGCAAAAAACGGGCGGTTTTAAAGGATGCCACCAATACCTCTTCACAGAATACTTCTAGAAAATGGATACCATCAGGCAAAGTGCAGGTTTAGTAATGATGCACCTTTGGTTATGTTCAATAATTCCTCCTCTTATCTATTCACTAAACTTGGCTTCTAcatttttagaaagaaaaaacacataaaactttttttttgttgAGTTCCTTTTCAGTATTCTCATAGATGTCAGTTTTTGACAAAGAGCTTTTATTTGTCTGTTCCCATATTCCAGCCTTCTGttcaaagacaaagaagagctCCTTTAAAAACCAAAGGGTGTGTTGATTCTAAGGCTTCAAATTTGTCCCTAgatggaaatgaaccaatcaatGATAATGTGGAAAATCTATTGAATGAAGAAACACAAAAGATGGAGATGTTGGTATCAAAAGAACCTTCTTTGTTGGAAAGAATGGACTCATTTGAATCAGACAACAAAGGGATGCCATTAGTAGGCAATGCCTTTACTGATGATAATGAGGAAAATAAGATGTTTGAAGAAGAACATAAGATGAAGATCTCTGAGACAAAAAATTCTTCTTCTTTGGGAAATGTGGAAGATAGCATTGTAGTGTTCAAAGATATGGATACTACTAAGGATAGAGAGAGCACATGCGCAACAAGTTTGGTTAGAGCACATAACTTCGAAGGCAACCTTGAATTCACAAAACAGACAAAGAATGGTTGGCTCTCACTCTCGGCTCTTTTTTCCCTTTTAATGATAAATCTAATATCAATCAATATGCTACCTAGAATTGCTCCATGCAAGGTATATGGTTGTGATatcaaacttaatcaaattacCATGTCACATTGTCTGCTATTTGGATCATATATTAACTTTTGAATGTTATCCAGTCTCttgtgatttcttctcctgttggATCACTGTTGATTTTTCAAGTGCATGGTTATGTTAATGATGTACTATCTTTATTGCAATTTAGGAAAATTTAGCGTCTTGGGGTTCATTGACATTGATACAGACCATGGAAATCCTCAAATGTGCTGCACTTATGCCTCAGAGATATATACAACCCAATGTGTAACAGAGGTATTTTTTTTATGAGCTTCTTGTTCTAATATCTGGGTCCTTTTGAGTGTTGCTTTTCATTGAAAATATATGCTTTGTGCAACCATCATGGCCCTGCTGAATTTTTTGTGATAGTAATATTCCAAGTTTATTATTTGTCAGCTTGTTCGGAGACCAGTTGCTAACTACATGGAATCATTGCAACGGGATGTCTCTCAGAGTATGCGGGCCATTCTAATAGATTGGCTCGTGGAGGTTTGTCAGTTCTTATCCTTTTCATCGTCTTCATACTTTCCTAATCAATTTTGGTCAGAAGTTTtattgatttgattttttttttatctggtTGCCAGTAGAGtctgagagaaaaaaaaatcaaggatAACAGTCATGGATTGATGCTCTAGTTTAGGGGGCAAGAGCCACTCCTACTACCTTTGGGTTTGCTAGTGCATGTTATGTCATTTCGAGTTTTGGCTGTTATGTTCGAATTTTTATATAACATATACCTGTTCAAATAAACTAGTcaacttttaaaattttcagtTTATTGATTGGAAAAAATGATAGTctggaaagttttataaaatatttGAGCTGCAGTTTTACTCGAGATGGTAAATTCGTTGATAAGACTAAACAAAAGCCTAAATGAAGTGCTTTATCTGATTTCTAATAAACCTAATTGTTTACTTAGTGAAATTTAAGCTTTATAAATTTAACCTACTTTGCTCTATTCTGCTtactctattattctctcctttCCTTAGCACGTTTCAAAAAATTCATACAAATTACAACAACCATTTAGTTCAAGTTGCAGATATATTTATCTGCTGAGGCTTGAAGCATTCGTTGATTGCACCTTATCAACCTTTCTTCCTTTCCCATTACTCTGTATGAAAGCTACCATATTCAGCATCAGAAACTGATCGGGTTCACAAAGCTACATTCATTAATGATGTGCATTATATCATGAAGCTTATTTTTTAATGATCAATTGTAAAGAATATGTTAATTGTTGGTTCTATGTGATTGGATTTTTTCATCATCCTTTAAAAAATCAACATTATTGCCCTCGTGTTTCTCTAAGATATATTGGTGCAGTTGCAACTGTGTAATCACTTCTCTTTGAATAAAGACGTTGTTGTCCCCTTGAAGTTTCTGCATATTGTCTTCTTCAGGTTTCTGAGGAATATAAGCTTGTCCCGGATACACTTTATCTTACTGTACATATAATTGACGAGTTTCTTTCACATAACTATATTGAAAGACAAAGGTTGCAGCTCCTTGGCATCACTTGCATGCTAATTGCCTCGTAAGTTTACTTTTCAACTTGTATGCTACCTTTTTTGTGCCACGAGTATATTGTCTACAATGCTTGTACCATTAGATTACATTTTATCCTTTCTTTATTCCACAAAATACTAAATATTATTGCAAcatatgtttttctttccctATCGTACCACATTTCTTTCCCTATCCTTTCTTTACAATGCTtggagtaatttttttttatgtatatattttaagCTGCTAGTGATACTTCTAAGGTATTCTTTTGACCACTCGAGGAACTATTTATTCTTAAATCTATATACCAAGGAATATATATTTTAAGCATGCAGGATATGCTGACTGAGAGAGCTCAAGGTATTAAATGAGTCAGGTAAGCCATGTGGTTTGGGAGGATTGGAGGGCTATGCGAGTTGTACTAATTGTTGGGGGTTGGTGTGCAAAGGGTGGGTAGGGGTGGTTAAATTCATATTAGATAGCCCGAGTGAGTTGTTGTATGGCCAACAACTTGGGTGTTCCAAGCAAATTAGATGGTCCACAAGGGCCATGAGGATTTTGTTGGTTGAGTGCATCTACCTCCAATTGAATTATTTGGATTAGGCAGATTGAGGTTTATGGTAGATGAGCCCATAAGGTGAATAGGTGAATTGAGCATATGAAGTGGACAgagagaaatatatatatatatatatatatattttttttttattgtggaGATCattaattataatattcttacaaACAAAACTTACGAATAAAAATGAACTATCTATTCCATTTATGAATCAAATTTATGAGTGCAATATCTTAATCTATTGCTACCCTATTCCATTTCTGTATTGTTCTGCCTACTATGGAGGAAGGAAAGATGTTGATAGGAAGAGGAAAGAAAAGTTAACCCTTGTTTATGTTTTCATAGAGGGATAGAACGCATGGCTGGCTTCTTTCTTTTTCACGTTTTCGTTGGAGTGAAAGGAAGACAGAagaattctgtttttttttttttaaattgatttatcaaaaacaaaaataataataattatacaaATAAAGAATATTACTTTGCAACTTTTTCTTAGTAATTAGCCACATTCTGCCCCAAAAGTGCCAATCTGGCAGTagcaattttgatcaaaattgggAAATATGTTCCTTGACTATAaattgttttgtttatttgtaaTGCTCCTTGACTACACTGAACTGATAAATGTAGACTAAGTGAGATTATGTTGGCAAGACAGTTATGTTCTCATATCTTCATTGTAAATCCTTGATGCTTCCATCTGTCTTAGAATCGCCATAACAATAGATTTGGCATCAATATGTCAATGCTGATTTCTTGAAAGCAAATTCACAGCTCTCTATCCTGATTCTTTTTTATCAGCTTCTTGTTCAAATGTACCTGTTTATATTATGGTTGAACAATTAGAAGGCAGATTATGCATGCTTATTTCTAATAACTTATCCTGTATATAGAAAATATGAAGAAATATGTCCTCCGCGTGTGGAAGAATTCTGTTTTATAACTGACAACACCTACACCAAGGCAGAGGTACTTTATTAGCTTAGAACATATAAATCTGTCCATGATTCTGCTTACATCTAATCATTGGTACCGTTAATGTACCACTAGGTTTTGGAAATGGAGAGACAAGTACTCAGCTTTTTGGGTTTTAAGCTCTCGTTACCTACAACCAAAACCTTCCTCAGGTAAAATAGAAACCTCTTATCTGATAGGCACCTTTCAGTTCGATTCAAATCAACACCTACCTAAAAACATTTCCAATCATTTTCAGGAGATTTTTGCAAGCTGCAAATGCGTCGCATGAGGTATTGTATATCTAATCCATTTGATCACAAGAAAACATACTTGTTATTTCTTTCATAATGACTCTTTATGATCTGCATTTTTCAGAATCAAACGTTGACCTTTGGGTACTTGACCAATTATTTGGCAGAGATGACCCTAGTGGAGTATAGTTTCTTAAAGTTTCTCCCTTCGATCATAGCCGCATCCGCTGTGTTCCTGGCTAGATGGACATTGGAGTCGAATCACACGAACCATCCATGGGTAGATATAAAGAAGCACCTCGTCTCATTCCCAATCATCCAAGTGTATCATTCGAACCTGATAAATCTGTTTTTGACTTCAAATACAGAATTCCACTCTAGAACATTACACCTGCTACAAGGCCACTGATCTGAAAGAGGCAGTCTTGGCGTTGCGAGAGTTGCAGATGAACAGCAAGAACTCCCCACTCGACGCTATACGTGAAAAGTATAGCCAACCAAAGGTAAAAACTTGTCCAAACAATGCTTTGATTCTTCTACCTCCCAACCGATATGCCCAAATTTCAGCATTTTGTTTCACAGTTTGATAGTGTAGCCATCCTCACGTCTCGATCGATTGAAGAGTCGCTCTTCTCGTAAGGAAGCTGTGTTCATCTCCGACATAATGGATCGATTTGACTTGATTGAAAGGGTAATTAAGCTAACAGCATGCTTTGTCCCTTTAAATATTATGGCTACTGATTCGGtggctattttttttttccattcctTGTAAAACACTTGTTTCCTCATGTTGTGGGTTCACAAAGTTGATGTCTGTAATCAATAACGATAACTATTCACGATAATCTTCCACGTAGTGTATGTGTTATGTACCTCTGTGACTGATGTAAATAAAAGGATTTAGTCGTGTGGTTACGGCACGCGGATTAAGGTTGTGAAATTTTCAATTGTGCATGTCTTCTAGAAAGATCCTGTTGGTTATTTCTCATAAAGTTAAGTGGACCTTCACTTTGTGATTTATGTTGTGGGCCATGATTTCTATAAATCATGAGACATGGTGGTTTTTGGTATGAgtgtatatatatttattttcagagGTCATTAAGCCTACTCTCTCCATGGAAATATACATAATTATATTGAGTGAGACAAGGTTTagaagtattaattttttttttgaaatcgaACACAATTTATTGTGAATTGCAATAGTTGGAGATATGCTATTACATTTAATTTTGCTGCTACTTTTCGATATGAATGTTATTAATGATACTATAcatgtgcaaatagatttaatTTATTTACATATCCTTGTTTTACTTTTCCTTCTTTCGTATTTTTGTATGATCAATGTATCAAGAAAATAAATCCTTGATACTTTGATCATATGCACCATCATATTGAGTGAGACAAGGTTTAGAAGCATTAAAACtttttgaaactaaacataatttATTATGAATTGCAATGGTTGGAGGTACATTTAATTTAGCTTGTttgatataaatattattaatgataCTAAACAtgttcaaatcaatttaatttattttcatatccttgttttacttttttctttcatattttttGTATGATCAAAATATCAAGGAAATAAATCCTCTTCTCATTTTGATGTTACCAGGAAAATTTGGTTAATTTAGTGTTTCATtcaacaataatttttttaagaaattgcTATAGTGATTTAGTGTTTTTAgctaggaaaaaaaaaattcatttccgTGTAATAATTCgacccttttttttcttcttttttgttttttcaaaattGTAGAATCATCAAAACTTTAATgactcaatttttattttttctaatgtGAGTCATGAAAtgaaaaggagaaggaaaggaatTCAAAGGGGAAAAATATTCTTGagaaatgatatgctcaaggaataTAGAGCACGAAATCCTCAAGGAATGACTCAGCACTTCCTACGTGGGAAAAAAAGTATTTCGTATTGCATAGCCAAACTTTTGTCCTAAATCCCGCGGCTTCTTCTTTCCCCTCCACCTGCGACGCGATTCTCGGCTCgacttctcccttctcctccacccACGACGACGACCAACTGAACCTTAAGACGCCACCCCAGCAAAACCCTAAAGCCGTCCTCCACAAGCGAAGCCCTAAAGCCGTCCTCCACCAACAGAAGCTCGTCCTCTACTCCATGCGACGAAGCTCCAAGCTCCTCCACGCTGTGAAACTCCTCGAAGCTTCTCAAAGCCCTAAATCTCCTCCATGCGGCGAAGCTCCAAGCTCCTCCACACTGTGAAGCTCCTTGAAGCTTCTCGAAGCCCTAAATCTCCTCACACGCGGCGAAGCTCCAAGCTCCTCCACGCTGTAAAGCTCCTCGAAGCTTCTCGAAGCCCTAAATCTCCTCCACGCGGTGAAGCTCCAAGCTCCTCCACGCTGTGAAGCTCCTCTGCTAGTGAAGCTCCACCACCAAACATCCACCAAAGAAGCTACTCCTGGCAgtatctccttcttcctcctgcCCTTTCCATTCTGGTAACTCATTGTATCTTCTCTTATGTTTTAGTTAAATGCCATGGTGATGATTGAACAATTCATGAGCCGTCTTGTTTATTTTTGATGCAAAGATTTCTTCCTATGCAAAGAGTTTCCAATGTATAGGAAGTGGATTCACTCACGGTATATTTTCCTATATTTTAGTTAAATTTCATGATTCATTATCCTGCTTAAAGGGGTACCTTGATTGATGCTTTGTTGTTTCTTCACAAATCTGACATTAATAATGCGTGTTGTTTGTTCCTTGCTATTTTGTAAGTTATGTGTATTCATaacaacaaaagaaacatattgaattatttatttatgtatcttCCTTGTTATATTCTCATTTCAGTTCTTTTTCCTAATGATGTTCTTAAACATTTCTTTgtgttattatttatttatgattgccaataaatattttatttgaatttaggtTGTAAAATTGTTATGGAGCAAGAACTATTAATTGAGGGTGATGTGCAAAATTTGGGTGATTCGTCAAGCTCAAATACACTTGATACTCCACAGGTTGGGATGCATTTTTCATCTGAAGAAGAAGTCCGTGCTTTTTACAAATCATATGTCCAAGGTCTTGGTTTTGGGATTTCAAAGTTGGGTTCCAAAAAAGGAGATGATGGCCAGATAAAGTATTTTTCATTCGGATGCTCTAAAAATGGTAAGACCGTTCCTAGAGTGAAAAATTCCTTTTATCCTAGAGCTTGTAGCAAAACGGATTGCAAAGCAAAGATTAATATTACAGTTCAGAATGATGAATTATGTGTCATTACTGTAAGGGATcagtggtcggcttgaaggggggttagaTAGACGACGTCCCCAAATTGATTGATCTTCCTACACTTattagtatgcgcagcggaatatactaaacaaacaagctaaaggaaattaaactaaagacaagaaagaatgcaaaccaagctacacgatcatttacgtggttcggagataaagctcctactctacggcgtgaccttgaggtggacgatccctatccgtcggtggattactcctcgGATGACCTTtgactagctcacgtagctccttgtgggtggataaacctcaccacaactctcaccaaggactcttaaCAAGCTAGgacacaggtagactactaatagagattaactacctttatttcgtcaactataaccaagctcccaagctttggttatataggccccgggttgaaaaccccgcctatcagtcgactgccaaaacatgcagtcgattgccctctgtggaaattcgaccgttacgtcccaacggctcgataccagtcgactgctaaaatatgcagtcgactgatccacactgaccgaacgaacagaaccattctgttcgcacctagtcgactgcgcggtcgactgcaccagtcgactgctaaaatatgcagtcgGCTGCTATAGTAGCGCTataatactgctacagtaaaaccctaaaactaggattttactccaattacaatctctcgtgcattcgtaccctcacccttatgactcacttgatgcttctttgcagccttgacctcttgccttcaagcctactttctttgactctcgtccctcggatgcattcaaacccacggctcgtcccaatgtcatctTTCACGTAttcctcgaagtcgcttccctcgacccttgtcctcgctgtcttgtccacggtccctcggatgctccatccttcaccggacccgaagccatcaacctgagtcacatgtgtatcatgtaaacctgcacaactcaaatacacatatcaaatataagggtgaacctaacttaaaccttttacccaaacaccaaaacacatgatcgcacgtaccattgggattgctccaacaatctctccctttttgatattttggcaatacgtttaagttagggaaaacaatagcaaataaatatgctaaaataaatggacttacgttgccaagactacacacttggacttacaccggcgaatggacttacgatgccaaggctacacacttggacttacaatgccgaaacaatgcatcatgtattggaacctatcccaaggctccccctacacctatgctccccattgagctaggaattttcccacagggatttttaagaacctatcctaaGGCTCTCTCTACGCAAagacactaaggttttcccaactaaaccttacttctccccctttgtctaacatccaaaaagctttcgaataatatcccaattattgaaaacttatcatccaattgaccctaaactcatgtatttatcccccatggatcccatacatctatacgagctgacccggtcaaaatccaatgttgaaaacactttcagactggtatcagtcgactgcaagaagtaccagtcgactgccctcatgaaaacgagcttacagagacattctatgctcaaaaacactgttaacagtcgactggtaactgtaccagtcgactggtacactattcatgaaaaaatctacctttctggccaacttcagaaatgcgccagaaatttcacagacctccaaaaattctcaaattttgtgaagaggtctattatatcaatgtctacctggaaaaaatatatacaaaaatatatttatcacaaatctcaagattgacataaaatacaaaactagctaaaaagttcaattgaaccttgacctaaagtcttagttttggcttcctcttgatgtatttgcccatactaacccacaatgaaTCCCtgacattggtttatatgacatctatacatccaaaatcaattttcatgctatatgtgttggagtgtatactaaaagtctagcttttggtataaacatttatctagaaataagaatcacattggtcgaatgtctacatttatgataaatgtagttgttcaattaatttatattgtagatgacatggtgtgtggtgtcacacacagaagatcatgttatcagtagcttataaattataaacagtagctcacgaccatgatggaaaggaacaaaccattggaaggtcgtagtgtaattaggtattagtttatcttgactatataattacactagtacactcagagtgtattgagtaggaccatttgaggtcgtttcttttatactgactttataaagaaacaaagacctcggttattatggaagtgtgtgctcttaatcctaatgtaataacaagcacatatatttgatatttatttctttaatttatcaatgggtgagatttagttcgttgaatcaataaacccgataagttgggaaatggtatcacttatagtgtgtattgttgattatagaaggaaactgtgtcctagagatactaggttgataatgtcctcaagaggagctcataaagattatcatgttaaaccctgcaggtggacttagtccgacatgataataaggttgagtggtactactcttggacttagatattaattaaatgagttgtcagtaactcacttaattagtggacatttgatatcttaaacacagggagactaacatactcataataagaaggagcccaaaaatgtaatttgggattggtgcggtagttcaatgataattctctagtggaatgaattatcattgataaaattaagttgtgtgttcggggcgaacacgggatgcttaattttatcgggagaccaaaaccaattcctcctctcggtccctatcgtagcctcttatttatagagttctatacccacctatacccaccttctatacccacccaataggggccggccaagctagcttgggatcaagctagggccggcctaggtatgagattgggtggccggccctagcttgaacccaagctagtagggccggccaaaataaattaaaaaagaaatttaattttaatttttattattatgtggaagatatattttaaagagaattaaaattaaaatatctctcttgtaaaagatctacaaaagattaaagaaagagattagatctctttccttatttgtagattggagagatgttttattttttctttaaaaattattcacatgttgataaaattaaaattatagaaatttccttttatcaaccatgaagagattttaaagagaaattttattttttaaaatttccggaaacaaattaggaagttttaattgttgattaaaacttgtcctctttgttttccaataatgtggcccacttgaaattaattgtggaaattttattttatttctctcaattaaatcatgtcaaggaaattaaggaaaatttattgtaattaaatttcctaatttgcctaggccaaggaatataaaagaaggggtgagggtgccttcacaagacacaacatctattattcctctccctcttttgttctttggtgtggccggccaacctctccctctcttcctcttgtggtggccgaaccctacccttctattggagctcttgtggtggccggatactactcggagaagaagaagaagaaggagagaaagctagcatctcttggagcttggttagtattttgtttttcttccttggtgaagcttcctctttgttggccgaacctagctaggaggagaagacggtgattggtggtttctcgtctcggaatatcgttgcccacacaacgtccgaggttagaagaggaatacggtagaagatcaagaggtttttctacaaggtataactagtaaattttatttccgcatcatgctagttatttatggaaataataccaaatacaagaggcttacgttctagaatttcgaatatgttttttcgaagttgtgttcttttgtttttcttttccttgtgatttgattgttcttttcggttaacctaaagttattttaggaaattaaatattagttttccataaaaggttttgtctagtcggtggtggttgctcccatatccaagaaggccatgtgtctcgccacgtcagtactgggaaccttttatggaaattaatatttaatggaattaataacttaaggagacttgggtcgaacgtgttaagttccgcaggagatccaagtcaaaacctaaaagaacaaatagattaagttttggatcaaacgtgttaagttccgcagacgatccaaaatttaatttaaaagaacacatggtagctaggaaaaggttcagacctttgtacaaaatttttgtacagtggaacctataggttttccgagtagcaaccaacaattggtatcagagctagggttttgcctctgtgtatttggtattagtttaattatgcacatgtcatacataatttaggcaggttaatagtaggatgtgctaactttgtggatgcaggatccaactattatggcttttagttattatgtgtgtgattggacccttggacatgtcaagggcatttatctgtgtgtgcatgattgtattaaaatacagcaggagctgtatttagttttattaggattttatttttgatctagatacatgtacattccttttatggaatataggatcaaaatgtaaaattctatgtatgtcgcagatcgaatcttgcaaagcatggaaccttctaaggaccagaggcgcagcggaactagtagcaagatggatgcgatagctagacccggtggcggtggccaaatatggcagcagcttgggatgacaacacacggaggacaactagagataaaagccataatagttgaaaattagattttctatattgtgctgtgtgtgcatgttagtatacatgactagtaggctagcatagttaaaattcctcgtttataaataactaagtgggagagggatttttaaataaatcccatggtctccattactggtttgtaagtgatgcaaacaagcttgcgcgttggctctgagtgccttcctccataacggatgagcttgtttgtggatcactagaacaaacttccatttttggatgactataggaagttaattaagagcgtgtgatcttccccaacggaagaggcataatcttattaatggacttagtgttaagtaatggtatacacttagacacatctaatagtatcctccccatcggagtcactgctattatttgtgtgaccaaatga
This window of the Zingiber officinale cultivar Zhangliang chromosome 3B, Zo_v1.1, whole genome shotgun sequence genome carries:
- the LOC122055804 gene encoding cyclin-A2-1-like; the protein is MKKENCPSVSLDARLTRARAAACRANSGLPPLPSSVANPERKQTCSKRRAHDINSHIAPCPVGSQCKKRAVLKDATNTSSQNTSRKWIPSGKVQPSVQRQRRAPLKTKGCVDSKASNLSLDGNEPINDNVENLLNEETQKMEMLVSKEPSLLERMDSFESDNKGMPLVGNAFTDDNEENKMFEEEHKMKISETKNSSSLGNVEDSIVVFKDMDTTKDRESTCATSLVRAHNFEGNLEFTKQTKNGKFSVLGFIDIDTDHGNPQMCCTYASEIYTTQCVTELVRRPVANYMESLQRDVSQSMRAILIDWLVEVSEEYKLVPDTLYLTVHIIDEFLSHNYIERQRLQLLGITCMLIASKYEEICPPRVEEFCFITDNTYTKAEVLEMERQVLSFLGFKLSLPTTKTFLRRFLQAANASHENQTLTFGYLTNYLAEMTLVEYSFLKFLPSIIAASAVFLARWTLESNHTNHPWNSTLEHYTCYKATDLKEAVLALRELQMNSKNSPLDAIREKYSQPKFDSVAILTSRSIEESLFS